The genomic region TTGAAGCAGTCGCCGCAAAGCTGGCCACCGTCATGGACAAAAAAACCCATGTAGTATTGCTAAATAACCTCGGCGGCGCGTCGACACTTGAGATGTCGGTTCTGGCCAATGAGCTTTTGGTGTCCTCCATTGCCGACAACCTGAAACTCATCATCGGGCCTGCGCCAATGATGACCTCATTGGATATGCGAGGGTTCTCGGTATCCGTTTATGCGGTTAATAATGAGGATGAAGCCTTGCTTGGCGCGCCCTGCGCCCCCAGCGCCTGGCCCGGCTGCAAAGCGGTCAATTCCGTTATTATAAAAGAGCTCCCTGACGGCTTGACGCCAGTTAAACTCGTTCCGTCCTGGCACGAACCAACAGCGAATTTTATAACCAGATGGTGCCAGGTCCTGATCGACTCGGAAGCTGACCTGAACGCGCTTGATGCAAAATCCGGCGATGGAGACACCGGTGCCACGCTGGCTGGAGCTGCCAAAGCATTGATAAGCGCCCTCGACCGAATGCCCCTGTCGGACCCTACGCAGCTTTACCGTGCAATAGGACAAGAACTCAGCCAAACCATGGGTGGCTCCTGCGGTGTACTGCTTTCTATATTCTTCACGGCGACGGCTGACGCGGCCTCCAGCGGGCTACCCATGGTCGCGTCGTTAAAAGAGGGGCTTGACCGGATGCAGCAGATTGGTGGGGCACAGTTGGGCGACAGATCGATGGTGGATGCTCGCAAGGGCGCAGTCCACACCTCCACCATAGTCAAAGCTAGGGTTGGGCGTGCATCCTACATAAACGCAGAACAACTTCAGGGCCACATTGACCCGGGGGCCGAAGCGGTGGCGCGATTGTTCGAAGATCTGGGGGACAGGGGATAGCGTTATTACCTCCTCCCTCAATTCGCGAGATCCGCGCGCGCAAAACACGTATCGGCAGCTCTTGTCAGAAGTGGATTACTGTCCGAATACTCTTGCCTTCATGCATCAACTCAAACGCCTTATTGATGTCTTCCAGCGGCATGTTGTGGGTGATGAAAACGTCCAGCGGGGCCTCTTTCGGGATTTTAGCCAACGATACTTCCGGCAGTACGGTGTATTCGGAAAAGGTGGAACAGCCCATGTAGTGGTAAACCGGCTTTCCCTGGTATGAAAACCGGGGAAAATGCCCTTGGAATCGGCGCCGGACAAGGTGTAAGCGTCTGTGTGGCAGACGCCGGTCGCCACAATGCGCACCAGTACTTCGCCTTTTTGAAGTGGTGCAACATCCACTTCGACAATTTCCAGTGGCTTGTTGGGGGCAAACGCCACGGCCGCGCGAGATTTAATCACTGGTTACTCCTTATTAAACATCTTTCAGCTTAAATGTGTTTCGGGTTTTACGTGTTTGACTCATTGTAGACGACCGGTCTAATATAACGACCATGACATCAAACGATACCCGCAATCACATCATTCAGGTCGGCGCTGATCTGATCGCCCGCAAAGGCTTTGGTGGAACCGGCCTGAATGCGGTGCTGACAGCTTCGGGTGTGCCCAAAGGCTCGTTCTACCATTATTTTAGCAGCAAGAATGATTTCGGTCTGGCGGTCATTGAGTCATTCGGAGAAGAATACGAGATCAAGCTGGAGCAGATCCTTACAGACTCCAGCCGATCCTGCATCGATCGTCTTTACGCCTATTTCGACACCGGGCTGGAAACCATGACCGAATGTGAGTGTTCACAAGGCTGCCTGATGGGCAATCTGGGGCAGGAATTGGCTGGCCAGCATGAGATATTCCGGACCCGGCTGGATAAAGTATTCTCAGGCTGGGAAAAAAAGTTCGCCCGGTGTATCGCCGAAGCTCAGGCAAACGGTGACATTGACCAGACCCTGGACCCTGACGAAGTAGCCAGTTTTCTGTTGTCCGGCTGGGAGGGCGCCATTCTGCGTGCGAAGGTGGTGAAATCCACCGAGCCCATGGAACGTTTCGTTAAAGTCTTCTTCCAGCAGTGCCTGCGCACCGGATAAATTTTCACTTTCTTACTGGTAGACTGGTCTAATTAATTAAAGTTAATCCAACAGGAGATACCTACATGAGTAACGACAACCCCCAGGACGTGCTGTTCGAAACCTTCAAGCTTGGCAATCTGGCGCTGCCAAACCGGGTGCTGATGTCTCCCCTGACTCGCTCGCGGTCCAGCCAACCCGGCGACGTTCCCAATGATATGAATGCCGAGTATTACCAGCAGCGCGCCAGTGCTGGCCTGATCATCAGCGAAGCCACGCAGGTTTCTCCCCAGGGCAAAGGCTACGCCTTCACACCGGGCATTCATTCAAAAGAGCAGATTGCCGGCTGGAAAAAAGTGACTGATGCGGTTCACCACTCCGGTGGCCGGATTCACCTGCAGCTTTGGCACGTGGGCCGGATTTCCCATACCGACCTGCAGCCGGACGGCCGCAAGCCCGTAGCCCCCTCTGCCATCGCTCCGGAAGGCGCCAAAACCTATGTCAGCGCGGATTCCGGCATGGTCGACATTGCTGAACCCCGCGCACTTGAGACAGACGAAATTGCCGGCATTGTGGAGCAATTCCGCACCGGCGCCGAGAACGCGAAAGCGGCAGGCTTTGACGGAGTGGAAGTTCACGCCGCCAATGGTTATCTGCTTGACCAGTTCCTCAAGAGCGGCAGCAACCACCGCACCGATGAATACGGCGGCTCTGCCGAGAACCGCGCCAAACTCACCTTGATGGTCACCCAAGCGGCTATCGATGTATGGGGCAAAGAAAACGTGGGTATTCGCGTCAGCCCGACCGGCAGTTTCAACGCCATGTACGACGAAGACCCGCTCGAAACCTATACCGTACTTGCCAAACATCTGAATGATCTGGGCGTTGCCTACATCGAAGTGGTAGAGGATTCGTTCCAGGGCAACCACGCCAATGGCCGCCCGGAATCCGTCATCGACGCCATCCAGGCCAACTTCAAAGGCCGCTACATTGCCAACGGCGCCTACACCGCAGAAGAAGCAAGACGGCGCATCAGCGCAGGTCGCTGCGACCTGGTCACGTTCGGACGTCCGTTTATCGCCAACCCGGACCTGCCAGAACGTTTCCGGCAGGATGCGCCACTGAACGAGTGGGACGACAGCACCTTCTATGGTGGCGATGCGAAGGGCTACACCGATTACCCGGCGCTGGCCGAGCAAAAAGCCACCGCGTAATTCATTCCAAACATTCCTACAAGGAGTCTTTATGACTGCAGCAAACGACCAGATCGCAGGCAAAATCGTTATTATCACCGGCGCCAGCAGCGGGCTTGGTGAAGCCACCGCCCGCCGGCTGTCAGAGCGCGGCGCCAAGCTCGTTCTGGCCGCACGCCGGGAAGATCGCCTGATCAAGCTGACGGAAGAACTCAAAGCCAACGGCGGTGAGGCCATCTGGCAAACCACCGATGTGACCGATCGCAAGCAGGTGGAAGCGCTGGCCAAAACCGCAAAAGACACCTTTGGCCGTATTGATGTGCTGATCAACAACGCCGGCCTGATGCCACTGGCACCGCTGGACGCACTGAAAGTTGACGAGTGGGATCAGATGGTGGATGTGAACATCAAGGGCGTCATGTACGGCATCGCAGCTGTGTTGCCGACCATGCGTGAACAGCACAGCGGGCACGTAATCAACCTGTCCTCCGTGGCCGGTCACAAAGTGTTCCCGGGCGCTGCTGTTTACTGCGCTACAAAATTCGCCGTGAAAGCGCTGTCCGAAGGGCTGCGGATGGAAGCCGGTGACGAGATTCGCAGTACCAACATATCGCCAGGCGCGATAGACACAGAGCTGACCAGCACCATCACCGACCCCACCGCTGCCGAAGCGGCCGAGGAGCTCTATAAAGTGGCTATCGATGCCGACGCTGTCGCCCGAGCGATCGTCTATGCCATCGAGCAGCCCCACGACGTGGATATCAACGAGATCATCCTGCGTCCGACCGCACAGGAGCTTTAACCCGACCTGTCATCAGCCCTGAACGAATGCTGATGGCAACACTAGTGCCTCGTCTGGTTATTCGTTTATCAGACGAGGCACTACCCGCTTTCCCATTGAACTTCTCTGCTATCCCGCATTGTTATTCCGCACTCTCTCTAATCTTTTGCACAGCCAGCAACGTAAACTCGTGATCAACTACGCAGTAAAAGGGAAGTTTTACCTTGAATACTTTCTACTGGTTTACCCGCGACTTGCGTCTGCACGACAGCGCAGCGCTGCTGGCCGCATCAAACTCTGACATGCTGCTGTGTGTGTATGTGGTGGGTCCGCGCTGGTTTGCTCCGGCGCCGCTGCAAAGCGATGGGCGGCCATCGCTGGCGTTTTCTG from Marinobacter sp. LV10R510-11A harbors:
- a CDS encoding SDR family oxidoreductase, whose protein sequence is MTAANDQIAGKIVIITGASSGLGEATARRLSERGAKLVLAARREDRLIKLTEELKANGGEAIWQTTDVTDRKQVEALAKTAKDTFGRIDVLINNAGLMPLAPLDALKVDEWDQMVDVNIKGVMYGIAAVLPTMREQHSGHVINLSSVAGHKVFPGAAVYCATKFAVKALSEGLRMEAGDEIRSTNISPGAIDTELTSTITDPTAAEAAEELYKVAIDADAVARAIVYAIEQPHDVDINEIILRPTAQEL
- a CDS encoding deoxyribodipyrimidine photo-lyase; amino-acid sequence: MNTFYWFTRDLRLHDSAALLAASNSDMLLCVYVVGPRWFAPAPLQSDGRPSLAFSVVKPDGAGTQSETIRPAGASCLR
- a CDS encoding TetR/AcrR family transcriptional regulator encodes the protein MTSNDTRNHIIQVGADLIARKGFGGTGLNAVLTASGVPKGSFYHYFSSKNDFGLAVIESFGEEYEIKLEQILTDSSRSCIDRLYAYFDTGLETMTECECSQGCLMGNLGQELAGQHEIFRTRLDKVFSGWEKKFARCIAEAQANGDIDQTLDPDEVASFLLSGWEGAILRAKVVKSTEPMERFVKVFFQQCLRTG
- a CDS encoding dihydroxyacetone kinase subunit DhaK, whose translation is MSQFINKKENIVTEAVDGLIRASGGQLARLDGYPHIRVVVRADWDKSKVALVSGGGSGHEPAHAGFVGKGMLTAAVCGDVFASPSVDAVLAGILAVTGPAGCLLIVKNYTGDRLNFGLAAERARAAGYKVSMVVVDDDIALPDLPQARGVAGTLFVYKIAGALAEQGADLDTLTKAAERVVRDTQSIGMSLDTCTVPGSPRQQRIPPGIAELGLGIHGEPGVEQVAYNGAKNAIEAVAAKLATVMDKKTHVVLLNNLGGASTLEMSVLANELLVSSIADNLKLIIGPAPMMTSLDMRGFSVSVYAVNNEDEALLGAPCAPSAWPGCKAVNSVIIKELPDGLTPVKLVPSWHEPTANFITRWCQVLIDSEADLNALDAKSGDGDTGATLAGAAKALISALDRMPLSDPTQLYRAIGQELSQTMGGSCGVLLSIFFTATADAASSGLPMVASLKEGLDRMQQIGGAQLGDRSMVDARKGAVHTSTIVKARVGRASYINAEQLQGHIDPGAEAVARLFEDLGDRG
- a CDS encoding alkene reductase, translating into MSNDNPQDVLFETFKLGNLALPNRVLMSPLTRSRSSQPGDVPNDMNAEYYQQRASAGLIISEATQVSPQGKGYAFTPGIHSKEQIAGWKKVTDAVHHSGGRIHLQLWHVGRISHTDLQPDGRKPVAPSAIAPEGAKTYVSADSGMVDIAEPRALETDEIAGIVEQFRTGAENAKAAGFDGVEVHAANGYLLDQFLKSGSNHRTDEYGGSAENRAKLTLMVTQAAIDVWGKENVGIRVSPTGSFNAMYDEDPLETYTVLAKHLNDLGVAYIEVVEDSFQGNHANGRPESVIDAIQANFKGRYIANGAYTAEEARRRISAGRCDLVTFGRPFIANPDLPERFRQDAPLNEWDDSTFYGGDAKGYTDYPALAEQKATA